One part of the Saprospiraceae bacterium genome encodes these proteins:
- the era gene encoding GTPase Era: METVFRSGFVNLVGLPNSGKSTLINALTGEKMAIISPKPQTTRQRILGFVNDDFCQIIFSDTPGFIDNAAYPLHLTMNMQVKLALEDADLLLLVIDSSKTLELPTHFLELLNEIKIPILFCLNKIDKSNFQLVDQMVNYLQSLHLPIQSIHKISALNNLGLDVLYTEIKSLLPKHPAYFPDDLLSNRPLRFFLSEMIREQIYKLYDAEIPYHCFVVIERCKGVDDKKDMAVIDAHIYVGKQSQVPILIGKNGSKLKELGTKARLEIEHYLNQKVYLSLSVKLRKDWRDNTAFLNKSSIFQ, translated from the coding sequence ATGGAAACAGTGTTTAGATCAGGTTTTGTAAACTTAGTAGGATTGCCGAATAGTGGTAAATCGACTTTAATAAATGCGCTCACCGGTGAAAAAATGGCGATTATTTCACCTAAACCACAAACCACAAGACAACGAATTTTAGGATTTGTAAATGATGACTTTTGTCAAATTATTTTTTCAGATACACCCGGATTTATAGACAATGCTGCCTATCCATTGCATCTTACCATGAACATGCAAGTAAAACTTGCATTAGAAGATGCGGATTTATTACTTCTTGTTATAGACTCGAGTAAAACCCTGGAATTACCTACACACTTTTTAGAATTATTAAATGAAATCAAGATACCGATTCTATTTTGTTTAAATAAAATTGATAAATCAAATTTTCAATTGGTGGATCAAATGGTAAATTATCTTCAATCTTTACATTTACCGATTCAATCAATTCATAAAATTTCAGCTTTAAATAATTTAGGATTGGATGTGCTCTATACTGAAATAAAATCCCTCCTTCCAAAGCATCCTGCCTATTTTCCTGATGACCTATTGAGCAATCGACCGTTGCGGTTTTTTTTATCAGAAATGATTCGCGAACAAATTTACAAATTGTATGATGCTGAAATTCCGTATCATTGCTTTGTCGTAATCGAGCGATGTAAAGGTGTAGATGACAAGAAAGATATGGCTGTAATTGATGCTCATATTTATGTAGGGAAACAATCCCAGGTGCCTATTTTAATTGGCAAAAATGGGTCCAAATTAAAAGAACTAGGAACCAAAGCCAGATTAGAAATAGAACACTATCTGAACCAAAAAGTATATTTAAGTTTAAGTG